Proteins from a single region of Candidatus Binatia bacterium:
- a CDS encoding NAD-dependent epimerase/dehydratase family protein — protein MNVLVLGGTRFLGRHTVETLAGRGHRVVSFHRGSTPCALPSEVEERFGDRNADLSAVDTERWDAIVDVNAFEPEQVERSLRLRADRYLFVSTVSVYADFSVVGIVEDAATIDTFDPADAAAAYGGKKAACERLVRERYPQNAVILRPGLIAGRWDYTGRFTYWCERLLRGGSVLVAAPPDRRVQFVDATDLARFAETALAREICGVFNVVGPSRPTSMAQLLREAASVARERGALSSRFCWSDAALLTELGVEPWTEMPLWAPGDEWSGLLQISNAAALAAGLELRPMAATVRSVLDWTQAEHPHNPAGLDAGREAELIAQIAG, from the coding sequence ATGAACGTCTTGGTCTTGGGTGGGACGCGCTTTTTGGGGCGCCACACCGTCGAGACCCTCGCCGGACGCGGGCACCGCGTCGTGTCTTTCCATCGGGGAAGCACGCCGTGTGCGCTTCCGAGCGAGGTCGAGGAGCGATTCGGCGATCGCAACGCGGACTTGAGCGCGGTCGATACGGAGCGTTGGGACGCGATCGTCGACGTCAACGCCTTCGAACCGGAGCAGGTCGAACGTTCGCTGCGCCTGCGGGCCGATCGCTATCTGTTCGTCTCGACGGTCAGCGTGTACGCAGATTTCTCGGTGGTGGGGATCGTCGAGGACGCCGCCACCATCGACACCTTCGATCCGGCGGACGCGGCCGCAGCGTACGGCGGAAAGAAGGCCGCGTGCGAGCGGCTCGTGCGCGAGCGCTATCCGCAGAACGCCGTGATTTTGCGTCCCGGACTGATCGCGGGACGCTGGGACTACACCGGACGCTTTACGTATTGGTGCGAACGACTGCTGCGCGGCGGCTCCGTTCTGGTCGCCGCGCCGCCGGATCGCCGCGTGCAGTTCGTCGACGCTACCGACCTGGCGCGTTTCGCGGAGACCGCGCTGGCACGCGAGATCTGCGGCGTCTTCAACGTCGTCGGCCCATCGCGGCCGACTTCGATGGCCCAGCTGCTCCGCGAGGCCGCGTCCGTGGCGCGTGAGCGCGGTGCTCTGTCGTCGCGCTTTTGCTGGAGCGACGCGGCGTTGCTGACGGAACTAGGCGTCGAACCGTGGACCGAGATGCCGCTGTGGGCGCCCGGCGACGAGTGGAGCGGCCTGCTCCAGATTAGTAACGCCGCCGCGCTCGCGGCCGGTCTGGAGCTGCGCCCTATGGCAGCGACGGTGAGGTCCGTGCTGGATTGGACGCAGGCGGAGCATCCGCACAATCCGGCGGGGCTCGACGCTGGGCGCGAGGCCGAGTTAATCGCTCAGATCGCGGGCTAG
- a CDS encoding GNAT family N-acetyltransferase: MATPTPALDAIETERLHLRRFGPDEAHLVFRLMSDPRVMRYYPAVYDRAHAGRVLEKVRGAYERLGYSLLAVERKSDGAFVGQVGLLHWDDVDARADVEVAYMLLPEYWGAGYATEAARACRDWAFAHLGVDRVVSFIVTQNRPSIAVARRNGMRRLKRLERNRFGNPIYVYGISRSEWSAIR; this comes from the coding sequence ATAGCGACGCCGACGCCGGCTCTCGACGCGATCGAGACCGAACGTCTCCACCTGCGTCGATTCGGACCCGACGAGGCGCACCTCGTGTTTCGCTTGATGAGCGACCCTCGCGTGATGCGCTACTATCCCGCGGTTTACGATCGCGCCCATGCCGGCCGCGTACTCGAGAAAGTGCGCGGCGCCTACGAACGGCTCGGCTACTCTTTGCTGGCCGTTGAACGCAAGTCGGACGGCGCGTTCGTCGGTCAGGTCGGGTTGCTCCACTGGGACGACGTAGATGCGCGCGCGGACGTGGAGGTCGCGTACATGCTCCTCCCGGAGTACTGGGGCGCGGGCTATGCGACGGAAGCGGCGCGCGCCTGCCGCGACTGGGCGTTTGCGCATCTTGGCGTCGATCGCGTCGTATCGTTCATCGTGACCCAGAATCGTCCATCGATCGCCGTTGCGCGGCGCAACGGCATGCGCCGGCTAAAGCGGCTTGAGCGCAATCGCTTCGGCAACCCGATCTACGTATACGGGATCTCGCGCTCCGAGTGGTCCGCGATACGCTAG